A genomic window from Phocoena sinus isolate mPhoSin1 chromosome 20, mPhoSin1.pri, whole genome shotgun sequence includes:
- the CYGB gene encoding LOW QUALITY PROTEIN: cytoglobin (The sequence of the model RefSeq protein was modified relative to this genomic sequence to represent the inferred CDS: inserted 1 base in 1 codon) — MFFQQTTSPPPARGPPPPAHIPYTHARTHTHTHTHTRRAQTRSLPPARSTTRPPAAHAAGPGSRAPPPPSVAGLRWELLMEKVPGEMEIERRERSEELSEAERKAVQATWARLYAKCXDVGVAILVRFFVNFPSAKQYFSQFKHMEEPLEMERSPQLRKHACRVMGALNTVVENLHDPEKVSSVLALVGKAHALKHKVEPVYFKILSGVILEVIAEEFANDFPPETQRAWAKLRGLIYSHVTAAYKEVGWVQQVPNATTPPATQPSSGP; from the exons atgtttttccagCAGACCACATCCCCGCCCCCCGCTCGCGGTCCCCCGCCCCCTGCACATATACcctacacacacgcacgcacacatacacacacacacacacacacacggcgcGCACAGACACGCTCCCTCCCTCCGGCGCGCTCTACCACTCGCCCGCCAGCGGCACACGCAGCCGGCCCCGGCTCCCGCGCCCCGCCGCCGCCGAGCGTAGCTGGGCTGCGCTGGGAGCTGCTCATGGAGAAAGTGCCGGGCGAGATGGAGATAGAGCGCAGGGAGCGGAGCGAGGAGCTGTCCGAGGCGGAGAGGAAGGCGGTGCAGGCGACGTGGGCCCGGCTCTATGCCAAAT GAGACGTGGGGGTGGCCATCCTGGTGCG GTTCTTTGTGAACTTCCCGTCGGCCAAGCAGTACTTCAGCCAGTTCAAGCATATGGAGGAGCCCCTGGAAATGGAGCGGAGCCCGCAGCTGCGGAAGCACGCCTGCCGGGTCATGGGGGCCCTCAACACCGTGGTGGAGAATCTGCACGACCCCGAGAAGGTGTCCTCTGTGCTTGCCCTCGTGGGCAAAGCCCACGCCCTCAAGCACAAGGTGGAGCCTGTGTACTTCAAG ATCCTCTCTGGGGTCATCCTGGAGGTGATTGCCGAGGAATTTGCCAATGACTTCCCACCCGAGACGCAGAGAGCCTGGGCCAAGCTTCGCGGCCTCATCTACAGCCACGTGACCGCTGCCTACAAGGAAGTGGGCTGGGTACAGCAGGTCCCCAACGCCACCAC CCCACCGGCCACGCAGCCCTCTTCGGGGCCATAG